The following are encoded in a window of Octopus sinensis linkage group LG23, ASM634580v1, whole genome shotgun sequence genomic DNA:
- the LOC115223564 gene encoding uncharacterized protein LOC115223564: MATPYRLPPNYMRQQGNSGRHFVGRHDEREKLKILIKDEDTQIIQVYGLPYVGKTSLVKTVCQELKDETNPERLHIKHIHISNNSSWSDISNMYNTFTNCCSITNTKWTICIFDDFQNIQESFLPGFQELCDNDFPLHPNLKIILILVVENHFSLMESGLESVK, translated from the exons ATGGCAACACCATATCGATTACCCCCCAATTACATGAGACAGCAAGGCAATTCTGGCAGACACTTTGTTGGACGACATGATGAGAGGGAAAAACTGAAGATCTTGATCAAGGATGAAGATACTCAAATAATACAAGTTTATGGACTGCCTTATGTTGGCAAAACAAGTCTTGTGAAAACT GTCTGTCAAGAATTGAAGGATGAAACCAACCCCGAAAGACTCCACATAAAACACATCCATATTTCTAATAATAGCAGTTGGTCTGATATTTCCAACATGTACAATACATTCACCAATTGTTGTAGTATCACCAATACGAAATGGACAATTTGTATTTTTGATGATTTCCAGAACATTCAAGAAAGCTTCCTTCCAGGTTTCCAGGAGCTTTGCGACAATGACTTTCCACTGCACCCAAATCTAAAAATCATTCTCATATTAGTGGTGGAGAACCATTTCAGTTTGATGGAATCAGGTTTGGAAAGTGTAAAGTGA